One stretch of Deinococcus sp. LM3 DNA includes these proteins:
- a CDS encoding AAA family ATPase translates to MSDPGAPILGTVLRAWRTPTSEGCQLRTQDGSLTLYGPLPPVTPGCTLRAWTEGSTLTRAERVITPYELARAFYSRLRPPQKTTALDLLPRLGPDPHHTVTQNAPSLSTRVPASIAQALTRHARRESRLYGALQALADLGLPPEHTHALLNQHGAGAPAAFREQPYLAIRHGIPLRVLDHAARLQGLSTFDPRRGPALAYELTRRAALEYGHTCLPLPVLAGELRDSHALDDDEAQQAIEDALNGQLLLEDAQAAFLPEQHRVEAWLADDIARLMASTPARVSVPATPGLTTEQRAAVLLAAGTAVSVITGGPGTGKTTTLRALLDALDAANLRSVLCAPTGKAASRMQQSTGRDATTLHRLLSYDGHKFSSGILPGDVFVVDEVSMASNALLGALLRSVRDGARVILVGDEDQLPPIDPGHPLAALTRTVPTGRLTQTHRQAAGSPILTLASQLISGESPAQTGVPFVGAQSAEDIVRLVQARQGQARPMILTAGRAGPLGVDALNLALQAALNPGDTRLRAGDPILVTRNNHNTGLMNGMTGLVIGAGKQVTCIIEDTEHTFSPGDPTLTLAYAMTIHRSQGSEWPDIIVTLAPEHERLLSRQLAYTAVTRAKEALTASGLRAAWTHAAHTGAPRRYSQLETFLKR, encoded by the coding sequence ATGAGCGACCCCGGCGCGCCCATCCTCGGCACCGTCCTCCGCGCCTGGCGCACCCCCACCAGCGAAGGCTGCCAACTCCGCACCCAGGACGGCTCCCTCACCCTCTACGGCCCCCTCCCCCCCGTCACCCCCGGCTGCACCCTCCGCGCCTGGACCGAAGGCTCCACCCTCACCCGCGCCGAACGCGTCATCACCCCCTACGAACTCGCCCGCGCCTTCTACAGCCGCCTGCGTCCACCCCAGAAAACCACCGCCCTGGACCTCCTGCCCAGGCTCGGCCCAGACCCCCACCACACCGTCACCCAGAACGCCCCCAGCCTCTCTACCCGCGTCCCTGCCAGCATCGCCCAGGCCCTCACCCGCCACGCCCGCCGCGAAAGCCGCCTCTACGGCGCCCTTCAGGCCCTCGCTGATCTCGGTCTCCCCCCAGAACACACCCACGCCCTCCTCAACCAGCACGGCGCCGGCGCACCAGCCGCGTTCCGCGAGCAGCCCTACCTCGCCATCCGCCACGGCATCCCCCTGCGCGTCCTCGACCATGCCGCCCGCCTCCAGGGCCTCAGCACCTTCGACCCCCGCCGCGGCCCCGCCCTCGCGTACGAACTCACCCGCCGCGCCGCCCTCGAGTACGGCCACACCTGCCTCCCCCTGCCCGTCCTCGCCGGGGAACTCCGGGACAGTCATGCGCTCGACGATGACGAAGCCCAGCAGGCCATTGAAGACGCCCTGAACGGTCAGCTCCTCCTGGAAGACGCTCAGGCGGCCTTCCTACCCGAGCAGCACCGCGTGGAAGCCTGGCTCGCCGACGACATCGCCCGACTCATGGCCAGCACGCCCGCACGGGTGTCCGTCCCCGCCACGCCCGGACTGACAACGGAGCAGCGCGCGGCCGTGCTCCTCGCGGCGGGCACGGCCGTCAGCGTCATCACCGGCGGACCCGGCACCGGCAAGACCACCACGCTCCGCGCGCTGCTCGATGCCCTGGACGCCGCCAACCTCCGGAGCGTCCTGTGCGCCCCCACCGGGAAGGCCGCCAGCCGCATGCAACAGAGTACGGGCCGCGACGCCACCACCCTCCACCGTCTGCTCAGCTACGACGGTCACAAGTTCAGCAGCGGCATCCTCCCTGGCGACGTCTTCGTGGTCGACGAGGTCAGCATGGCGAGCAACGCCCTTCTCGGTGCACTCCTGCGCTCCGTCCGCGATGGCGCCCGTGTCATCCTCGTCGGCGACGAGGACCAGTTGCCCCCCATCGACCCCGGGCACCCGCTGGCCGCTCTCACCCGCACCGTTCCCACCGGGCGGCTCACGCAGACGCACCGCCAGGCCGCCGGGAGTCCCATCCTCACCCTCGCCTCCCAGCTCATCAGCGGGGAGAGCCCCGCCCAGACCGGCGTGCCGTTCGTGGGCGCACAATCCGCCGAGGACATCGTCCGACTCGTCCAGGCCCGTCAAGGTCAGGCACGTCCGATGATCCTCACCGCCGGACGCGCCGGCCCCCTGGGCGTGGACGCCCTGAACCTCGCCCTGCAGGCCGCCCTCAACCCCGGCGACACCCGCCTCCGCGCCGGAGATCCCATCCTCGTCACCCGGAACAACCACAACACCGGCCTGATGAACGGCATGACCGGCCTCGTCATCGGTGCGGGGAAGCAAGTCACCTGCATCATCGAGGACACCGAGCACACCTTCAGCCCAGGCGACCCCACCCTCACCCTCGCGTACGCCATGACCATCCACCGCAGCCAGGGCAGCGAGTGGCCGGACATCATCGTCACTCTCGCTCCGGAACACGAGCGCCTCCTCTCCCGGCAACTCGCGTACACGGCCGTCACCCGCGCCAAGGAAGCCCTGACCGCGTCTGGCCTGCGCGCCGCCTGGACGCACGCCGCCCACACGGGCGCCCCCCGCCGGTACAGCCAGCTCGAAACCTTCCTCAAACGCTAA
- a CDS encoding DUF308 domain-containing protein, which yields MWIVLWLLSVVMLFGGVTLLIRAVRQRRGRKRTGLLAILLSPVVFVIAILTVPTDQTTPRQDTPAATPTVTPPVTETTPPPTTPEPTVPDETPPTTESPFSQAAFERSALFQANTLQEKDEWDLKSGGRNHSYRFDHPTLPGESMGVEFRPAAQAFTEGSIRWPGDLPETVLDDGEARALRAFLAFIAPDADADAIVQYVRSQANTSYDGGSSEYPRKRFGPVDVLAGRTVELIVRVERRP from the coding sequence ATGTGGATTGTTCTGTGGCTCCTGAGCGTCGTCATGCTGTTCGGCGGCGTCACGCTCCTCATCCGGGCCGTGCGTCAGCGCCGCGGGCGCAAACGCACCGGGCTCCTGGCCATCCTGCTCTCCCCAGTCGTGTTCGTCATCGCCATCCTCACCGTCCCCACCGACCAGACCACACCCCGCCAGGACACCCCCGCCGCCACCCCCACCGTCACGCCACCCGTCACCGAGACCACCCCGCCCCCCACGACACCCGAACCCACCGTCCCGGACGAGACACCACCCACCACCGAGTCCCCGTTCAGTCAGGCGGCCTTCGAACGCAGCGCCCTGTTCCAGGCGAACACCCTTCAGGAGAAAGACGAGTGGGACTTGAAATCCGGGGGTCGCAACCACAGCTACCGCTTCGACCACCCCACCCTGCCCGGGGAATCGATGGGCGTCGAATTCCGTCCGGCCGCTCAGGCCTTCACGGAAGGAAGCATCCGGTGGCCCGGCGACCTGCCGGAAACAGTGCTGGACGACGGCGAGGCCCGTGCCCTGCGTGCCTTCCTGGCCTTCATCGCCCCCGACGCGGACGCCGACGCCATCGTGCAGTACGTCCGGTCCCAGGCGAACACCTCCTACGACGGCGGCTCAAGCGAGTACCCCAGGAAACGCTTCGGCCCCGTGGACGTCCTCGCCGGACGAACCGTCGAACTGATCGTCCGGGTGGAGCGGCGCCCCTGA
- a CDS encoding transposase codes for MKHKQYSENEIFDVLAQVEAGTAVGDVARLSGVSKATIHRWQARYGGMTKDDAKRVRQLEEENRRLKKLVADLALDNSILKEVVGRKW; via the coding sequence ATGAAACACAAGCAGTACAGCGAAAACGAGATCTTCGATGTCTTGGCCCAGGTTGAGGCGGGCACCGCGGTCGGTGACGTCGCTCGGTTGTCCGGGGTCTCCAAGGCCACCATTCACCGTTGGCAGGCACGGTATGGGGGCATGACCAAGGACGACGCGAAGCGCGTCCGTCAGCTGGAAGAAGAAAATCGCCGCTTGAAGAAGTTGGTCGCGGATCTGGCGCTCGACAACAGCATCTTGAAAGAGGTGGTTGGCAGAAAGTGGTGA
- a CDS encoding IS66 family transposase, which yields MGSGVTEKDLFEIIRRQSEQIDQLIAENKALKADIARLKKRIEELERRERRYAAPFSREKRTADLKSPGRRPGEGTFAHKAPPTPEQIRATVEVDAPNTCPRCGFMGLLIFTRQDKAWVTELVPQNAMQVTEYHVPVMACPQCHHAVRGDHPDLKADQVGATSHRLGPVLHATLQTLHHELGLLVRRIGRVMDLLGGLQITQSAITQAAQRLAVDGSALAAHVDTLQTQIQQAPFVHHDDTGWRIGAQNAWVGTFRSADTVLFRANLRHTNVEVREGLGHNFAGVLISDRFSSYDSRFLQDVRQQKCLAHLIRNADEVAAVLQRQPGRGERYGQRVAQVFRDGIRLHREVTTGVCTREEYAQQGEGLTLRLDALLNRAPLKSKANERLRLGILKQRVLGRLWRFLKDPDIPPTNNAAERSLRTVVMARKVSQCSKNAVGAQTYMRIKSTVETARLRGQDPVAVLTGLMS from the coding sequence ATGGGCTCCGGGGTGACCGAGAAAGATCTCTTCGAGATCATCCGTCGCCAATCCGAGCAGATCGACCAACTGATCGCCGAGAACAAGGCCCTCAAGGCGGACATCGCCCGCCTGAAGAAGCGCATCGAAGAGCTGGAGCGGCGGGAACGCAGGTACGCTGCCCCCTTCAGTCGGGAGAAGCGGACCGCCGATCTCAAATCACCAGGACGGCGTCCTGGTGAAGGCACTTTCGCCCACAAGGCCCCACCCACGCCGGAGCAGATCAGGGCCACCGTGGAGGTCGACGCGCCCAACACCTGTCCTCGCTGTGGGTTCATGGGTCTGCTGATCTTCACCCGTCAGGACAAGGCCTGGGTCACGGAACTCGTCCCCCAGAACGCCATGCAGGTCACCGAGTACCACGTGCCCGTCATGGCGTGCCCGCAGTGTCACCACGCGGTGCGTGGTGACCATCCCGATCTGAAAGCCGATCAGGTCGGCGCGACCTCTCATCGCCTTGGGCCCGTCCTGCACGCCACCCTGCAGACCCTGCATCACGAGCTGGGCCTCCTGGTCCGCCGCATTGGTCGGGTCATGGACCTCCTCGGCGGCCTCCAGATCACGCAGAGTGCGATCACGCAAGCCGCCCAGCGGCTTGCAGTCGACGGCAGCGCCCTGGCGGCCCACGTGGACACGCTGCAGACACAGATTCAACAGGCGCCGTTCGTGCATCACGACGATACCGGCTGGCGGATCGGCGCTCAGAACGCCTGGGTGGGTACGTTCCGCAGCGCGGACACCGTGCTGTTCCGCGCGAACCTGCGGCATACGAACGTGGAAGTCCGGGAAGGCCTGGGGCACAACTTCGCCGGCGTGCTGATCAGTGACCGCTTCTCCTCGTACGACAGCCGCTTCCTGCAGGACGTCCGGCAGCAGAAGTGCCTGGCGCACCTGATCCGCAACGCGGATGAGGTCGCCGCGGTTCTCCAGCGGCAACCCGGGCGGGGAGAGCGGTACGGGCAACGGGTCGCGCAGGTGTTCCGGGATGGCATCCGACTGCACCGGGAGGTGACGACCGGGGTCTGTACGCGAGAGGAATACGCGCAGCAGGGTGAGGGACTCACCCTGCGCCTGGATGCCCTGCTGAACCGGGCACCACTGAAATCGAAGGCGAACGAGCGACTCCGACTCGGAATCCTGAAGCAGCGTGTGCTCGGTCGGTTATGGCGGTTCTTGAAGGACCCGGACATTCCACCGACGAACAACGCCGCGGAACGGAGCCTGCGGACGGTGGTGATGGCGAGGAAGGTCTCACAGTGCAGCAAGAACGCGGTGGGTGCGCAGACGTACATGCGGATCAAGTCCACCGTGGAGACGGCGCGGTTGCGCGGTCAGGACCCCGTCGCGGTCCTGACCGGCTTGATGAGCTGA
- a CDS encoding ThiF family adenylyltransferase — protein MAWISLRKSFFLTMISKKNNILLKGYQISVSGNNVYFQMEAGKSSLYESQNLKHLEIIKILDGTYDEEDIQNLIRRNKNKHELGAFFRWLDQNKMLMLTDEQENIHERYYNNLNFFESFSTLKDSCGDYQKMLEASRVVLVGTGGVGSTVLMNLLGLGIGTIVLIDFDTVEQKNLNRQFLYEESDVGKSKIEVASKKARNNNPSINIIGINKKINGPDDFKDAIQNSDVVVLTADTPSEIQMWANAACVDLGITLIIGGMQATQALFYSLDPHTTGCLACWRSASDGHTTGEIIRPLVIKNRAIGPAVSQLGGAMALEAVKYITNISPPISGGKVWCIDFVTGETKIISKWHKNEYCSVCKGMTAQNHSVHTSSSTRLSEQIFLTDFEYVKQDDHYVISAKNGEIRFALPEIGLAVLNGLKSGLTPQEVQKHVLSEFNEEIDTSDFLENLEELGMIELDQQSKYHMQHKKTSSQIFFDMIPVSILKLIYHPFSWSMYAVCALISLYCLAFIPYIRPLPHHLAFHSSLTVSVITAAILSFVFLIVHEISHYLAARATGIEARFSFGHRFLFPVAEVDLSNLWLKEKRHRYSPIMAGLANDTCILFIAIVIKLMWYFGIGDISGTIYRISGLVILLQSISISWQLLIFLRTDLYLIIVNIFNCFNLYEISWIRLKSALRLISRDESKKFENAHINDITASRWFIIILLLGVLWTIIFLIKIMIPSSLIMLKWTINTLQSGSIWSFDFWGSLIIALMAVLRMTTPIFIGFKLLAERISKKRVQKLA, from the coding sequence GTGGCATGGATTTCTCTGAGAAAATCATTTTTTCTGACAATGATATCGAAGAAAAATAATATTTTACTTAAAGGTTACCAGATTTCAGTTTCTGGTAATAACGTCTATTTTCAGATGGAAGCAGGCAAGTCTTCTCTGTACGAGTCTCAGAACCTCAAGCACTTAGAAATCATTAAAATTCTGGATGGAACTTATGACGAGGAGGACATTCAAAATCTCATTCGGCGAAACAAAAATAAGCACGAGCTAGGTGCTTTCTTTCGCTGGCTTGATCAGAATAAAATGTTGATGCTTACCGATGAGCAAGAAAATATACATGAACGATATTACAATAATCTCAATTTCTTCGAAAGCTTTAGTACATTAAAAGATTCTTGCGGCGACTATCAAAAAATGTTGGAAGCATCCAGGGTTGTACTTGTCGGGACGGGCGGGGTTGGATCTACTGTTCTGATGAATCTTCTGGGCCTTGGTATCGGAACAATTGTTCTCATTGACTTTGACACAGTCGAGCAAAAAAATCTTAATAGGCAGTTTTTATATGAAGAATCAGATGTTGGAAAATCTAAAATAGAAGTTGCAAGCAAGAAAGCTAGGAATAATAATCCAAGCATAAATATAATTGGAATCAATAAAAAGATTAATGGTCCAGATGATTTTAAGGATGCAATTCAGAATTCCGATGTGGTAGTTTTAACGGCAGATACACCATCCGAAATCCAGATGTGGGCCAATGCGGCCTGCGTAGATTTAGGAATCACGTTGATCATTGGTGGCATGCAGGCTACGCAAGCACTCTTCTATTCCCTCGATCCTCATACAACTGGGTGTTTGGCCTGCTGGCGATCCGCTAGCGACGGACACACCACAGGCGAAATCATTCGCCCGCTCGTAATCAAGAATAGAGCGATTGGTCCAGCGGTCAGCCAGTTGGGTGGAGCCATGGCGCTAGAGGCCGTCAAATACATTACGAACATCTCTCCACCCATCTCGGGTGGAAAGGTGTGGTGCATTGATTTCGTTACAGGCGAAACAAAAATAATTTCGAAGTGGCATAAGAATGAATATTGCAGCGTATGTAAAGGCATGACGGCCCAAAATCATTCTGTGCATACTTCCAGTTCGACCCGACTCAGTGAGCAGATCTTTTTGACTGACTTTGAGTATGTCAAGCAGGATGATCATTATGTAATCAGTGCCAAAAACGGGGAAATTCGATTTGCTCTACCTGAGATTGGTCTAGCTGTACTCAATGGATTGAAATCTGGTTTAACCCCACAAGAAGTCCAAAAACATGTCTTATCGGAATTTAATGAAGAAATTGATACCTCTGACTTTCTCGAAAATCTAGAGGAGTTGGGCATGATTGAATTAGATCAGCAGAGCAAATATCATATGCAGCATAAAAAAACCTCAAGTCAAATATTTTTTGACATGATACCAGTGTCGATATTAAAACTTATATATCACCCATTTTCATGGTCGATGTACGCAGTCTGTGCGCTCATCAGTCTTTACTGCTTAGCTTTTATTCCCTATATTCGACCTCTTCCTCACCACTTAGCATTTCACTCAAGCCTAACTGTATCGGTTATCACAGCGGCGATCCTGTCCTTTGTATTTTTAATCGTTCACGAAATCAGTCATTATCTGGCAGCTCGCGCTACTGGCATCGAAGCAAGGTTCAGCTTCGGGCACAGATTTTTATTTCCTGTCGCAGAAGTTGATCTCAGCAACCTATGGTTAAAGGAGAAAAGACATAGATACTCACCCATAATGGCAGGCTTGGCAAACGACACTTGTATCCTCTTCATAGCGATTGTAATAAAGCTAATGTGGTATTTCGGTATTGGGGATATATCCGGAACTATTTATAGGATCTCGGGCCTCGTTATTCTTCTCCAGTCCATTAGTATATCATGGCAGCTTCTTATTTTTCTTCGAACGGATCTTTATCTTATAATTGTCAATATATTCAATTGCTTCAATCTCTATGAAATATCATGGATAAGACTGAAATCGGCCCTCAGGCTAATTAGTAGAGATGAATCAAAAAAATTTGAAAATGCTCATATTAACGATATCACTGCTTCGCGATGGTTCATCATCATTCTGCTGCTCGGCGTACTCTGGACCATCATTTTCTTGATTAAAATTATGATCCCAAGCTCGTTGATTATGCTGAAATGGACGATTAATACACTTCAGTCAGGATCAATCTGGTCTTTCGACTTTTGGGGGAGCCTAATCATTGCCCTTATGGCCGTTTTGCGGATGACAACACCTATTTTTATTGGTTTCAAGCTGCTTGCCGAGAGGATATCGAAAAAGCGAGTTCAAAAGCTTGCATAG
- a CDS encoding response regulator: MTTNPLHVLRVLLVDDNPADQLLALEAFADHDARVHVSVCNDGPEALSVLTSGRDLPDVVVLDLNMPVMSGFDVIREIRSAPALKHLPVVILSTSSDREDIRRAYDLLASAYLVKSASFPAFVEQVDRFVAFWHSCRFPGRTDQTA, encoded by the coding sequence ATGACCACCAACCCACTCCATGTGCTGCGCGTCCTGCTGGTGGATGATAACCCCGCCGATCAACTCCTGGCCCTCGAAGCGTTCGCTGATCACGACGCGCGGGTCCACGTCTCCGTCTGCAATGACGGTCCGGAGGCCCTGTCCGTCCTGACGAGCGGGCGTGACCTGCCGGACGTGGTCGTACTCGACCTGAACATGCCCGTCATGTCGGGCTTCGACGTGATCCGCGAGATTCGTAGCGCCCCAGCTCTGAAGCACCTGCCGGTCGTGATCCTCTCGACGAGCAGTGACCGCGAGGACATCCGGCGGGCCTACGACCTGCTCGCCAGCGCGTACCTCGTGAAGAGCGCGAGCTTCCCGGCGTTCGTGGAGCAGGTCGACCGGTTCGTGGCGTTCTGGCACAGCTGCCGCTTCCCCGGCCGCACTGATCAGACCGCGTAG
- a CDS encoding DNA polymerase domain-containing protein encodes MPISSSGTCRITPAPPAGFHQRTHDLTTQRLTHKRAARDATLSGPQRREHHAMQDAMKLVVNAAYGYLGAGRLARLGDREAADRVTARGRALLQQVTGALEARGVQLIESDTDGVYFSTGGDIGEAQERQLISEVSAVLPDGITLEFDGRAQAMLSHQVKNYVLLRYDGTLDLSGASFESSRSERYGTAFLRTALRALLQDDVPGVQAAFEDTTNRLTARDVTNAEVSTRVRIGKARADYAQTRGQRREAHLEAAWQAGLDFRVGDRVDLYVRAGAGLSVLTDPDGRDYDAGHYRAALVQNYATRLRKALDPADWEQLFSTRGAGLFDRPVAEMQVQWRPVEGALR; translated from the coding sequence GTGCCGATTTCATCCAGCGGGACGTGCCGGATAACTCCAGCGCCGCCCGCCGGATTTCACCAGCGTACGCATGACCTGACCACCCAGCGGCTCACCCACAAGCGGGCTGCCCGCGACGCCACCCTGAGTGGCCCGCAGCGCCGGGAGCACCACGCGATGCAGGACGCCATGAAGCTCGTCGTGAACGCCGCGTACGGCTACCTCGGCGCCGGGCGGCTCGCACGGCTGGGAGACCGGGAGGCTGCCGACCGCGTCACCGCCCGGGGCCGGGCCCTGCTCCAGCAGGTGACGGGCGCCCTGGAAGCCCGGGGCGTGCAGTTGATCGAGTCGGACACGGACGGCGTGTACTTCAGCACGGGCGGGGATATCGGCGAAGCGCAGGAGAGACAACTGATCAGCGAAGTCTCGGCGGTCCTCCCGGACGGCATCACGCTGGAGTTCGACGGCCGCGCGCAGGCCATGCTGAGCCACCAGGTGAAGAATTACGTGCTGCTCCGCTACGACGGCACACTGGACCTCAGCGGCGCGTCGTTCGAGTCCAGCCGGTCCGAGCGGTACGGCACGGCCTTCCTGCGAACGGCGCTGCGGGCCCTGCTACAGGATGACGTGCCCGGCGTGCAGGCGGCGTTCGAGGACACGACGAACCGGCTGACGGCGCGTGACGTCACGAACGCGGAGGTGAGCACCCGCGTCCGGATCGGCAAGGCGCGCGCCGACTACGCGCAGACGCGCGGCCAGCGCAGGGAAGCGCACCTGGAAGCGGCGTGGCAGGCGGGCCTGGACTTCCGGGTAGGGGACCGCGTTGACCTGTACGTCCGCGCGGGGGCAGGCCTGAGCGTCCTGACCGACCCGGACGGGCGCGATTACGACGCGGGGCACTACCGCGCGGCGCTCGTGCAGAACTACGCCACTCGGCTGCGCAAGGCGCTCGACCCGGCCGACTGGGAGCAGCTGTTCAGCACTCGCGGCGCCGGACTGTTCGACCGGCCCGTCGCGGAAATGCAGGTGCAGTGGCGGCCGGTGGAGGGCGCGCTCCGGTGA
- the istA gene encoding IS21 family transposase: protein MRKIREVLRLKLDLKLSDHQVGQSVGLARSTVQDYVIRAKQAGLTWPLPPDLDDHQLEQQLFKQQDQAAQRAVHIPDWAALDRELRRKGVTRQLLWEEYRRQHPDGWQYATFNEHYRHWKAASGLTMRQTHRAGEKLFVDYAGLTVPITDPKTGKVSAGQVFVATLGASDYTYAEVTRTQSVPDWIASHVRALAFFGGVPDIIVPDNLKAGVHHASRYEPELNRTYQEFAQHYDVAIIPTRVRKPKDKALVEVHVQIVERRILAPLRDRVLFSVSEANALIWALVEALNQQPFQKRPGSRRSEFEALDRPLLRPLPIQPFEIAEWKQAVVGLDYHVVVLGHAYSVPHLHARTRVDVRLTPQLIEIYRAGQRIAVHHRVSEEHGRTMRHTTLAEHMPTHHRQLAALNADALIQQAQAIGEQTAALVCAIFDGEQHPEQQKRTVLGILRLHREYGARLEAACRRALFLQAHSLQSVRSILKHRLDEAELPAASEVLPVAVHSNLRGPQYFADLDEPDTDRVLN from the coding sequence ATGCGAAAAATCAGAGAAGTCTTGCGCTTGAAGTTGGACCTCAAACTGAGCGACCACCAGGTCGGGCAGAGTGTCGGTCTGGCGCGCAGCACGGTTCAGGACTACGTCATCCGAGCGAAACAGGCCGGGCTGACCTGGCCACTTCCCCCTGACCTGGATGACCACCAGCTTGAACAGCAACTGTTCAAGCAACAGGATCAGGCGGCGCAGCGTGCCGTGCACATTCCCGATTGGGCTGCACTGGACCGAGAACTCCGGCGCAAAGGCGTTACACGCCAACTCCTGTGGGAAGAATATCGGCGCCAGCATCCCGATGGCTGGCAGTACGCGACGTTCAACGAACACTACCGTCACTGGAAAGCCGCGAGCGGTTTGACCATGCGTCAAACCCACCGAGCAGGGGAAAAACTCTTCGTCGACTACGCCGGACTGACCGTGCCCATCACGGATCCAAAAACCGGAAAAGTAAGTGCAGGACAGGTGTTTGTGGCGACCCTGGGAGCCAGTGACTATACCTACGCGGAAGTCACACGCACGCAGAGCGTTCCGGACTGGATTGCCTCGCATGTCCGTGCCCTGGCGTTTTTCGGCGGTGTCCCGGACATCATCGTTCCTGACAACCTCAAGGCTGGCGTGCACCACGCCAGCCGCTACGAACCTGAGCTGAACCGCACCTATCAGGAGTTTGCCCAGCACTACGATGTCGCGATCATTCCGACCCGGGTTCGTAAGCCCAAAGACAAGGCCCTGGTCGAAGTGCATGTGCAAATCGTGGAACGCCGGATTCTGGCGCCCCTTCGTGATCGGGTGTTGTTCAGCGTGTCGGAAGCGAATGCACTGATCTGGGCGCTGGTCGAGGCACTGAATCAGCAACCGTTTCAGAAACGACCCGGCAGTCGGCGCAGTGAGTTCGAAGCCCTGGATCGCCCCCTACTCCGCCCTTTACCCATCCAACCGTTCGAAATTGCGGAGTGGAAGCAGGCTGTGGTGGGGCTGGATTACCACGTCGTCGTCCTGGGGCACGCCTATAGCGTGCCCCACCTGCACGCCAGGACGCGGGTGGATGTTCGCCTGACTCCGCAGCTCATCGAAATCTACCGGGCAGGACAGCGGATCGCCGTGCACCACCGGGTGTCAGAGGAGCACGGCAGGACGATGCGGCACACGACATTGGCGGAACATATGCCGACCCATCATCGGCAGCTCGCTGCTCTGAACGCGGATGCCTTGATCCAGCAAGCCCAAGCCATTGGTGAACAGACCGCCGCGCTGGTCTGCGCCATTTTCGATGGTGAACAGCATCCTGAACAGCAAAAACGCACGGTGTTGGGCATTCTCCGGTTGCACCGTGAATATGGCGCGCGGCTGGAAGCCGCGTGCCGCCGTGCCCTGTTTTTGCAGGCCCACAGCCTGCAGAGCGTCCGTTCCATCCTGAAGCACCGCCTGGACGAGGCCGAACTGCCCGCGGCCTCTGAGGTGCTGCCCGTGGCGGTTCACAGCAATCTCCGTGGCCCGCAGTACTTCGCCGATCTCGACGAACCCGACACGGACCGCGTGTTGAATTGA
- the istB gene encoding IS21-like element helper ATPase IstB: MLLHPVIQQLRTLKLDGMALALQEQQEQASIRELSFEERLTLLLERERVIRDTKGMQRRLSAARLKQNVSMEEVDVKHPRGLDAKLFRSLHSGQWIAEKRGVIITGPTGVGKTFIGCALAHQACRQGFTALYAQTGRLLGDMTLAKGDGRYLKLLAHLAKVQVLILDDWGLDVPTPEGRRILLEILDDRYERSSTIITSQFPTSAWHANLGDPTLADAILDRVLHHAYRIELKGESLRKRSRHLTPSAVSLS; the protein is encoded by the coding sequence ATGCTCCTGCACCCTGTGATTCAACAACTCCGCACGCTCAAACTCGATGGCATGGCCCTGGCGCTTCAGGAACAGCAGGAACAGGCCAGCATCCGCGAACTGAGCTTCGAAGAACGCTTGACCCTCCTGTTGGAACGCGAGCGCGTGATTCGGGATACCAAAGGCATGCAGCGCCGCCTGTCGGCGGCGCGGCTGAAACAGAACGTCAGCATGGAGGAGGTGGATGTCAAACATCCACGTGGGCTCGACGCCAAACTGTTCAGGTCACTTCACAGCGGGCAATGGATCGCCGAAAAGAGAGGTGTCATCATCACCGGCCCGACGGGGGTCGGCAAGACGTTCATTGGGTGTGCCCTGGCACACCAGGCCTGCCGCCAGGGGTTTACCGCGCTGTACGCACAAACAGGACGACTGCTTGGGGACATGACGCTGGCCAAAGGCGACGGGCGGTACCTGAAGTTGCTCGCTCACCTGGCCAAGGTGCAGGTGCTGATTCTGGACGACTGGGGGCTGGATGTGCCGACGCCAGAAGGCAGAAGAATTCTCCTGGAGATTCTGGATGACCGCTATGAGCGGTCATCCACCATCATCACCAGTCAATTTCCGACGTCGGCCTGGCACGCCAATCTGGGTGATCCGACACTGGCGGACGCGATCTTGGATCGCGTCCTGCATCACGCCTACCGGATTGAATTGAAGGGAGAAAGTCTGCGGAAGAGGTCGCGTCACTTGACCCCATCAGCCGTCAGCCTTTCATAA